One window of the Bos indicus isolate NIAB-ARS_2022 breed Sahiwal x Tharparkar chromosome 15, NIAB-ARS_B.indTharparkar_mat_pri_1.0, whole genome shotgun sequence genome contains the following:
- the LOC109569166 gene encoding olfactory receptor 5B3-like has product MENKTGVTEFVLLGLASAPGLQVPLFIVFTLIYLFSVVGNLGMVVLILMDSRLHIPMYLFLSNLSLADFCYSIAVTPKVMAELLMGDQVTFYNACAAQMFFFVALATVENFLLPSMAYDHYAAVCKPLLYTTAMTTRVRAGLAAGPHIYGFLSASVHSRDTFSLSFCRSNLLHHFFCDVPAVVALSCSDRHVSELVLVFVASFNIFFALLVILISYLFIFVTILKMHSAEGYQKALSTCASHLTTVSIFYGIAIFMYSQPSSSHSMDTHKIASVFYTMVIPVLNPLVYSLRNKEVKSAFKKAVEKANLSLGFTF; this is encoded by the coding sequence ATGGAGAACAAAACAGGAGTGACTGAGTTCGTCCTGCTGGGACTCGCCAGTGCCCCCGGACTGCAGGTCCCCTTATTCATCGTGTTTACTCTCATCTACCTCTTCAGCGTGGTTGGAAACCTGGGGATGGTTGTTTTGATTCTCATGGACTCTCGTCTTCACATTCCCATGTACTTATTCCTTAGTAATCTGTCTTTAGCGGACTTTTGTTATTCTATAGCTGTCACTCCCAAGGTCATGGCTGAGCTGCTTATGGGAGACCAGGTCACCTTCTACAATGCGTGTGCTGCTCAGATGTTCTTTTTCGTAGCCCTGGCCACCGTGGAAaatttcctcttgccctcaatggCTTATGATCACTACGCAGCCGTGTGCAAACCCCTGCTCTACACGACCGCCATGACAACCCGTGTGCGTGCTGGGCTGGCTGCAGGCCCCCACATCTACGGCTTCCTGAGTGCCTCTGTTCACAGCAGGGACACATTCAGTCTCTCTTTCTGTAGGTCCAACCTACTCCATCACTTTTTCTGTGATGTTCCAGCAGTCGTGGCTCTCTCTTGCTCTGATAGACATGTTAGTGAGCTAGTTCTCGTCTTTGTGGCAAGCTTCAATATCTTTTTTGCCCTCTTGGTTATCTTGATTTCCTACCTGTTCATATTTGTCACCATCCTGAAGATGCACTCAGCTGAGGGATATCAGAAGGCTTTATCCACCTGTGCTTCTCACCTCACCACAGTCTCCATCTTCTATGGGATCGCCATCTTTATGTACTCCCAGCCCAGCTCCAGTCATTCCATGGACACACACAAAATCGCATCTGTGTTCTATACGATGGTCATCCCCGTGCTGAACCCCCTGGTCTATAGTTTAAGAAACAAGGAGGTTAAAAGTGCTTTCAAGAAGGCAGTGGAAAAAGCAAACTTGTCTCTAGGCTTTACCTTTTAA